In Erigeron canadensis isolate Cc75 chromosome 1, C_canadensis_v1, whole genome shotgun sequence, a single window of DNA contains:
- the LOC122588199 gene encoding uncharacterized protein LOC122588199: MPPYEMLYGRKCRTPICWGEVGQRELGGTDVVLETTQKIDEIRERLKAAQDRQKLYADVRRRPIEFMVGDRVMLNKCLVDDATCVPLNEIELDKKLTYVEEPVAIVEEELRRINNKTVRTFKVQWKHHKNSKYTWETEHDMLVYYPSLHMAWITGT, encoded by the exons ATGCCACCGTACGAAATGCTTTATGGTAGAAAATGTCGAACTCccatttgttggggagaagtagGCCAACGAGAATTAGGAGGAACCGATGTCGTTCTTGAAACTACACAGAAGATCGATGAGATTCGTGAAAGACTTAAAGCGGCTCAGGATAGACAAAAGTTGTATGCCGATGTTAGAAGAAGGCCCATTGAGTTTATGGTTGGTGATCGGGTTATGCTAAAC AAATGTCTTGTTGATGATGCAACGTGTGTTCCACTAAATGAAATCGAGCTAGACAAGAAGTTAACTTATGTCGAGGAACCGGTTGCTATAGTTGAAGAAGAGTTGAGAAGGATAAATAATAAGACGGTACGCACTTTCAAGGTACAATGGAAGCACCATAAGAACTCTAAGTATACGTGGGAAACAGAGCATGACATGTTGGTGTACTATCCGTCTTTGCACATGGCATGGATCACGGGGACGTGA